GACGAAGAAGGCGCAGAGGACGAACGCCGCGATCATGAGGACGAACTCGGCGCGCCGGCGGTCGCGGATCATCCGGAGCAGCTCGGTGACGGCCGCCCCGGCGAAGGCGGCCAGCGCCGGGACCGCGGGGAGCCGGTAGCGGGCGAGGACGTAGAAGATCACCGCGGCGGCGAAATAGGCGCCCACGAGCCCGTAGAGGAGCCAGAGGCGGCGCCAGCGGCCCGCGGTGAGGAAGATGCCGAGGATCGCGAGGGGCGCGGCGACGCCCCAGCCGGGGAGCCGGGCGGCGACGATCCCCGGGAAGCGGCGGTGGAAGGCGATGCTCTCGACGTTCGCCCGTTCGTAGCGGTTCCAGAAGAAGAGCGTCTTTTGCCACGCGAGCGCCGCCCACGCGCCCGGGTTGCCGCGCGCCCAGTCGAGGCCGCGGTCTCGCCAGAAGTTCGACATCTCCGCGTGAGAGACGGGCCGCCCCGTCACGGCGGCCGCCACCTCGTACATCCGCTCGCACTGCTCGCCGGGCGTCGCGCCGAGCGATCGCCCGTCCCAGTCGGGGACGGCGTAGAAACCGTTCGCCCCGGCGTTGTTGCCGATGTAGAAGTTGATCCCGCCGCCCGTCGTCAGCGGGATGAAATCGCCGGTGACCGCAAGGTTGCGGATCGCGAGCGGCGATGCGCCGAAAACGAGGCCGGCGGCGAAAACGGCCGCCCGGGCGGACAAGCCCCGCCCCGGCCGCCGCGGCGCCTCGCTGCGCGCGTTCACATTCCCGGGTCCGCCGCCGCCGAAGCGCAGGTGGAGCAGCGCGAAGGGCAGCAGGAGGAGGGCGACCGGCTTGGCGACGACCGAGAAACCGAGCACGAGCCCGGCGGCCAGCAGCCTGACGCGTGGCGGGGGCCCCGACTCGGTCGTCAAGAGCAGGACGAAGAGCAGGTTCAGGAAGACGACGAGCGTCGCCGGCACGAGCACCCCCTCGTAGAAGACGAGGGGCAGGTAGCAGGCCATGAGAAGCCCGGCGAGGATCCCCGCGGCCGAGGAGCCGAGGAGCCGCCGGGCGATCGTCACCGTGAAGCCGACCGAGGCGGTGCCGAGGATCGCCTGGACGACGCGAACCGCCGTCGGCGAGGGGCCGAAGATCCGGTAGACGATCGAGACGAACCAGGGATAGAGGGGGGCCTGCATGAGCCGCGTGGCGGGGAGCTCGCCGCCCCAGACGAGGACGCGCGCCCACCGGTCGTAGCCGGCCGCGTCGAGGACGAGGTCGGCGGCGAGGGGGTTGTATTTCGCGGTGAACCACGCGTGGAGCAGCCGGATCACGAGGGCGACGAGAACGACGACGAGGGCGAGGAAGCCCTCGTCGACGAAGAGTCCGGTCTCCCGTCGGCGCGCCATGCATCCATTGATACGCCGGACGCGCGGGCCGGCTCAAGGATTATCGCGGTCGTGGCACGAAAACAAGTCCGGTAACACGATTTTCTCTTGCGTCCGTGTTACGGAATCCGCTACCGTGTCACCGGCGCGGCGACGGGGACCGCGCGGCAGGAACGAACGGGAGGTCTCGGGTGACGAGGCTGCGCAGGTGCGCGATGGCGGGGATCATCATCGTCTCGGCGGCGATGGTATTGGCCTCGCCGGCGGGGGCCGCCGGCGGGGAGAAACGGAAGCAGGGGCGGAAGGCGAAGAAGGCGGACAGCCTGCGGGTCTGGCCGGGTCCGGAGATCGTCGTCACGGGGAAGCGGTTCCGCTCGCCGGTGGAGGAGTGCGCGCGCTCCGTCAGCGTCCTCGGACGGCGCCGCGTGCGCGGCTCGCACGCCAACTCCTCGACCGATCTCGCCGGCCGCTGCCCCGGCGTCTTCGTCCACCGCACCGGCCGGTTCGGACGGAGCGACGTCTGCATCCGCGGCCTCGGCTCCCGCGGGCGGCGCTCGCTCGTCCTCGTGGGGGGACGACCCGAGACGATGGCGCTCTACGGCTGCACGATCACCCACTCCTTCCTCCTGCACGACGTCGAGCGGATCGAGGTGGTCCGCGGGCCGTCATCCGTCCTCTACGGCTCCGGCGCCATCGGGGGCGTGATGAACATCATCCCGCGCGCCGTCGGCCCCGGGCTCGATCTCGAGATGCGCGGGGGCGGGGGCTCAAACGGGACCGGCGTCGCCACCGGCCGCCTCGCCTGGGGCGGCGAGCGCTTCTACGCCGCGGCGAGCGCCGACCGCCGCGTCTCCGACGGGCACGTCGAGCACAGCGGCTACCGCGGCTACGACGTGATCGGCCGCGCCGGGGCGCTCCTCTCGCCCTCGCTGCGCTTCGAGATCGGCGGCAAGTTCTTCGACGGCTACAAGGAGGAGCCCCTGCGCTCCACCGACGACCCCGCCACGATCGCCCGCACGTGGAACGACTACGAGCGGGGCAGCGCCGAGGCCTCTCTCGCCGGGCAGGCGGGAGAGATCGACGTCGAGGCTCGCTGGTACCGGAATTTCGGCGAGCACCGGTTCGACGACGGCTGGCATTCGCGCGACCGCACCGACGGGCTCGCCGTCCACCTCTGCGGCAGGCCCGTCGACGGACTCGAGGTGGGCGGCGGCGCCGACCTGCGCCTCCTCTGGGGCGAGAGCCTCGGGGCGCCGGTGGGCGAGTGGGAGAAGCGCGACGGCGGCATCTTCGCCACGGCCGAGTACCGGCCCGCCGCGGCGGTCATCCTCTCCGGCGGCCTCCGCCTCCACGCCGACCAGTACGCCGGCCGCGAGCTGTGCCCCTCGGCGGGGATCGTCCTGCACGCCGGCGGATCGACCGTTTTCCGGGCGAGCGTCGCGCGCGGCTTCCGCGTGCCGCAGCTGAACGAGCTCTTCATGTTCCCCGTCTCCAATCCCGATCTCGAGGCGGAGCGCGTCTGGAACGTCGAGGCGGGCGTCCGCCGCTCGTTCGGCGACCTCCTCGCCGTCGACCTCTCCGTCTTCCGCATGACCGGCGACGGCTTCGTCGATCTCGCCCCGAACCCCGACGCCCCGCCCCTCTTCCGCTTCGACAACGTCGGCGAGGTTTTCTTCACCGGCATCGAGGCATCGGCGGACGCGCAGTGGCGCGGCCTCCTCTCCGGCGGCCTCTCCCTCTCCCTCCTCGACACCGACGGCCGCACGCGCGGCCGGCCCGGCGTCACCGCGGGGGCCTGGATCGCCGTCGAACACGAGCGGGGGACGGCGCGGCTCGAGGGACGGCGCATCGACGAGTACTATGCCGGCGACGACGAGACGCTGCCGATCGACGCATGGACCGTCCTCGATCTCGACGTCGGGATCCCCGTCAGCGGCGGCGCGGTCTTCTGGGTCGGCGTCGACAACCTCGCGGGCGAGCGCTGCGACGTCTTCGTCGACCTGCCGAGCGGGCAGGCGGGGCTCTACCGGATGCCGGGCCGGACCTTCGTCGCCGGGCTGCGATGGAGCGGCCCCGGCCGCTGATCTAGAAGACGTACCTGATGAAGAGGACGATCACCGTGGCCGAGACGACCGCCACGATGGAGCCGGCGCGCATCATGTCCCGCACCGAAACGAGCCCCGTGCCGTAGGCGATCGCGTTCGAGGGGGTGCTGATCGGCAGGATCATCGCGGCCGAGGCGGACATCGCCACGACGACCGCGCTCGTCACCGGCTCGATCGCCGCGATCCCCACGACGACCGGCAGGAGGAGATTGGCCGTCGCCGTGTTGGAGATGAAGGTGGTCATCGCCACGGCCGCCCCGGCGAGGACGAAGAGGATCGCCGCCGTGCCGAGTTCGGAGAGGGGCAGCTGCGAGACGATCCACGCGGTGAGGCCGCTCTCGCGCATCGCCACGCCGAGGCTCATCCCCCCGCCGATGATCAGCAGCACGCCCCAGCCGAGCTTCCCCAGGTCCTCTCGGTCGAGAAAGCCGAACCCGAAGAAGACGACGAAGGGCAGGAGGGCGACGGCCGCGGCCGGCACGCCGTGCAGACCGCCCGTCAGCCAGAGGACGACGACGATACCGAAGACGCCGAGCACGAGCCACGACCGGCGGTCCATCGGCGGCACGGCGGCGTCGGGCAGCCGGATCGACGCCGCGCGCGGCCGGTAGAGGAGACGGAGCAGCGTCCAGGCTACGAAGAGCAGGAGTATGACGACGGGGATGCCCCGGGCCATCCAGTCGAGAAAGCCGAGCTCGGCCCCCGTCTGCCGGAGGATCCCCATGGCGATCGCGTTCGGCGGCGTGCCGATCGGGGTGCCGATCCCGCCGATGTCGGCGGCAAAGGGGATGCCGAGGAGGATCGCCGTGCGGAAGGGCTCGTTTTCGGGGAGCGAGTGGACGACCGGCAGGGCCACGGCGATCATGAGCGCGCAGGTGGCCGTGTTGGAGATCCACATCGAGAGGGCCGAGGTCGTCACCATCATGCCGAGGAGGACCATCTGGGGCCTGCCGCCGACCCGCGAGAGGATCCCCCGCGCGATCCGCTCGTCGAGGCGGTAGCGCGTGACGCCGCGGGCGAGGACGAAGCCGCCGAGGAAGAGGGCGACGACCGGGTCGAAGAAGGGGCGCATGAAGATCGCGTATCCGCCGGCCGCGAGGCCGAGCGGCCCGCCGGGCCGGCCGAGGAAGACGACCTCGAGGATCACGACGACGAAGGAGGTCACGTAGAGGGGGAAGGGCTCGGCGATCCAGAGGATCGCCGCGACGGCGAAGATGCCGAGGGCCCGCCGTCCCGCCTCGCCGAGGCCGGGGAGGGAGAGCGACGATACGACGAACCCCGCCGCGAGAGCGGCGGCGAGCAGGATCGCGGCCCTGCAAATCTGCCTGTCGGGGCTGCCAGTGCGCATCGCGCCTCGCCGGTTGCGGATGATCGCGAACGAACCGTCGCGCCAGTATACACCGGCGCGGCGGAGGTCTC
The window above is part of the Candidatus Krumholzibacteriota bacterium genome. Proteins encoded here:
- a CDS encoding glycosyltransferase family 39 protein, whose translation is MARRRETGLFVDEGFLALVVVLVALVIRLLHAWFTAKYNPLAADLVLDAAGYDRWARVLVWGGELPATRLMQAPLYPWFVSIVYRIFGPSPTAVRVVQAILGTASVGFTVTIARRLLGSSAAGILAGLLMACYLPLVFYEGVLVPATLVVFLNLLFVLLLTTESGPPPRVRLLAAGLVLGFSVVAKPVALLLLPFALLHLRFGGGGPGNVNARSEAPRRPGRGLSARAAVFAAGLVFGASPLAIRNLAVTGDFIPLTTGGGINFYIGNNAGANGFYAVPDWDGRSLGATPGEQCERMYEVAAAVTGRPVSHAEMSNFWRDRGLDWARGNPGAWAALAWQKTLFFWNRYERANVESIAFHRRFPGIVAARLPGWGVAAPLAILGIFLTAGRWRRLWLLYGLVGAYFAAAVIFYVLARYRLPAVPALAAFAGAAVTELLRMIRDRRRAEFVLMIAAFVLCAFFVNRTVARDTPGLEAGGLVRLGTVFARRGDTAGAEAAWREALLVDPSNEAARQALERLGR
- a CDS encoding TonB-dependent receptor, which codes for MTRLRRCAMAGIIIVSAAMVLASPAGAAGGEKRKQGRKAKKADSLRVWPGPEIVVTGKRFRSPVEECARSVSVLGRRRVRGSHANSSTDLAGRCPGVFVHRTGRFGRSDVCIRGLGSRGRRSLVLVGGRPETMALYGCTITHSFLLHDVERIEVVRGPSSVLYGSGAIGGVMNIIPRAVGPGLDLEMRGGGGSNGTGVATGRLAWGGERFYAAASADRRVSDGHVEHSGYRGYDVIGRAGALLSPSLRFEIGGKFFDGYKEEPLRSTDDPATIARTWNDYERGSAEASLAGQAGEIDVEARWYRNFGEHRFDDGWHSRDRTDGLAVHLCGRPVDGLEVGGGADLRLLWGESLGAPVGEWEKRDGGIFATAEYRPAAAVILSGGLRLHADQYAGRELCPSAGIVLHAGGSTVFRASVARGFRVPQLNELFMFPVSNPDLEAERVWNVEAGVRRSFGDLLAVDLSVFRMTGDGFVDLAPNPDAPPLFRFDNVGEVFFTGIEASADAQWRGLLSGGLSLSLLDTDGRTRGRPGVTAGAWIAVEHERGTARLEGRRIDEYYAGDDETLPIDAWTVLDLDVGIPVSGGAVFWVGVDNLAGERCDVFVDLPSGQAGLYRMPGRTFVAGLRWSGPGR
- a CDS encoding DASS family sodium-coupled anion symporter, which encodes MRTGSPDRQICRAAILLAAALAAGFVVSSLSLPGLGEAGRRALGIFAVAAILWIAEPFPLYVTSFVVVILEVVFLGRPGGPLGLAAGGYAIFMRPFFDPVVALFLGGFVLARGVTRYRLDERIARGILSRVGGRPQMVLLGMMVTTSALSMWISNTATCALMIAVALPVVHSLPENEPFRTAILLGIPFAADIGGIGTPIGTPPNAIAMGILRQTGAELGFLDWMARGIPVVILLLFVAWTLLRLLYRPRAASIRLPDAAVPPMDRRSWLVLGVFGIVVVLWLTGGLHGVPAAAVALLPFVVFFGFGFLDREDLGKLGWGVLLIIGGGMSLGVAMRESGLTAWIVSQLPLSELGTAAILFVLAGAAVAMTTFISNTATANLLLPVVVGIAAIEPVTSAVVVAMSASAAMILPISTPSNAIAYGTGLVSVRDMMRAGSIVAVVSATVIVLFIRYVF